Genomic segment of Citrus sinensis cultivar Valencia sweet orange chromosome 7, DVS_A1.0, whole genome shotgun sequence:
ATTTAACAGAAGGAAGaccaataataaaatcataaaaatgaaagctcaTGCACCTATAAAATAGCGAGCGAATATTGAGTTGTCTAGTCTAGATGAAATCCACTTGATTCATATGGAAGCTAAATAGTAGTAAGAGTATTATGATCGAAATATAAAGAGAGATATATATAGTACACAACAGCAATTAGagtaatgataaaatattagatgCAGTTgccaaaattaaacaaatcgCAAACACAATAATGTCACAGAGCCTTTCAGAAAATACACAGGGCATAGCAGTACCTCCGAGGATCTGAAAGTCGTATTAACATAAGAAAAGCCAATTGATAATCTAAACGATAATATGATTCAGAAAAGGTATTGAAACTAAACAAGAGGTTGAAAGACAGAAGATGCATATTTTAAAACGTTTCTTCCTGATGCAGTCAGAAaggtttataaataaatagaagttattttatatatgattcACATGCAACTCTGCTAGTATGAGTGAGAGTGAGAACAATCAATTGATACAAAAGATTTCAGAAAATCAACTCAGCAAGTGTTCCTAATTTGGACATCCCatgatgaagaaaatttttgtacCTATGCAATggtacaaattaaaaaagaggAGAAAGGTACCACCTTGTTGTATATGTCATGATAAGAATCCTTGACTTGTAAAATCCTTGGGATGAAGCGAAGAAGAAATTTACATCTCTGGAGAACTCTGCAACAAAGTGCTCAATCCGATTCTGAGGCATCATATGAAGGGTCAAACTGCATCAAAATAATTGTGCGACTGCAAGAAAATACAGCATCAAAACTGAACTgacaacatatatatatattttgtatttcactttttttcatCTCCCTCAAATGGTGGGTAAGCATCATAAGAGGATGGGTggaatataaaatttctttggaCTGAAGAAGAATTATGGAAAGATgaaatattagataaaaaagataataaatcaTCATCAATGCCAAGACTGACAGAAATCAGATGAAAGGTAAAGATTTCCATTAAATCGACTTGCAAAAAAATGTTTCTGTACTAAACATCATCTTCTATATTTCTTAACATGCAAACCTCCcaaaaagattttctttcgCCTGCTCTATTCCCTCATTACCAAAGAATGGGCCAGCCCTAAAtcataaattacattaaatgaCCCATGGGtacaattttgaataaatGTTGACCATGCAACAATAATAAGTAATCTGCCAAAAAGAATGCTAGAAAGAAAGAGATCTATTTTGGTTCCAAAATTGCATCTCAATTCTGTATGATTGTTAGAGTGATATCGTTATGATTTCTCAGACAAAATGATGAGTCGGATATTCCTGCTCATATCCATTATAATCATAGTATAGCCTCTCTCCCTTAGCAATATCACGAGTAGCAACCAAAAAGACCCTGCATTCACCATTTACACTGTATCTCACGCACTTACAGTTCTGCTTCTTCCTGCCTTCCCTGCACAAAATTGGAGATGTTTTAAGATCCCTGGACTTAAGTATACTGTCAATCCAAActacaaaaagaaacaaagaattGTACTGAGTACATTGGAGCTACACTAGTCAACTTGTTGAGGGATAACAACAGAATTCATGGCCTGGAACAAGTTTGTATAAGTATATAAACTAaacaagtatatatatatctttgcTATAGTCAGAATACGGACAAACAATGAGATGAGTTACACAATCTTACAGAGTATAATTGTTTATGCCATTGATAAAGCGAGCAATGTTTCCACGTTTATCAGGACATATGACAAGACTTTTAGATGGGTCTGTTGCCAGAAGAAGGGTCATCATACTGTCACAATCATCATGTTCCCGATTTCTAATGAAATCCACATCGCCGATGTATTCTGCAATAAATGTCATATCCTTTATCTGGCCATCTGCCTCTACGGTAAAACTGCATCCCAAAATGAACATCATTTTACGTAATGTACTATTATCAAATACAAATGCTAGCACTATAAATTagttaaagacaaaaatacccTTCACATGAATCATAAACTACTACAAGGGGAGGGCATTCGCCTCTTTTACACATTGCTCTACACTGTTCCAACGTCTCCGTATCTTCTTTGGAAAGAACCTGATAAATAGAACAATATACTTAACTAATGTGCAATATCAATGCCTACAAGTTCTTCAGGGAAAGCAAATAGGAAAGTATAGTTACAACAGCAAACCTGCATGCCACCTTCTTCAAATTCAGCCTGGTTAGCAGATCTAGGAGCCATGCCGGGCATATAAGTTAAATCATCACTGAATTCCATTTGCAATGCTGTTAAAGCATGAGCAAGAGAGCCCATTTGACTTAGTCTTTGGGAACGATCTTCTGATGGTGTAAAAGGCAGTAATCTCCTTCTCTTCTTTTGCAACACCAATGATGCAGAACGTCTTCGACGCTTTCTAGTATCTGAGGATTGAGCCAGAAGTAACAAATAGAAAACACCAATTAGAGATAATCATTTCATCGAATGCAAAGGAGAAGCAATCTAAGcccataattttatttacttatattcTGTGACAGGCAACCACTGCCTTCCAATTCTagtgaatgaaaaagaaaggctCTTTAAAGTCTGAACTCacagaatatttttatttattgtaacaAGATTGCTGTTCATAATGTTCATTGCATGATTACTATAACATCCTGCTGGCCTTCACTTGTCATAACTTAGAGAATACCTAGCTACCTCAAGTGGAATCACGGGAGCATGACTATCAGTTAGGAAGTGACAAGTTCATCATTTGCTAAGCAGAATTACTGATGCACATTTTAAAGCATTCGTGTTTGCATATATCCACTGTGGCAGTAATCTTTTTGCTCACTATTAGATGACCATTCAACATTCGTATTCCTTTATCTAAATGGTTATCCTAAAACTTCACTTGTATTAAAATCTAAACTAATTGCTTTTACAATAAGTTTAAACAGATCATACAGttccattaattcattaagcttaccattttcaaatttgtcaAGAACCTAGCTGATGCGACCATGTATCTGACCAAAAGTAGGATCAACTACATGGATGAAGTTAATCTAAAACTTTCTATCTTAGGATTTAGTTTTCTGCAGATTCATATTTGCACTTCAGttattttgttcaattctTGGTTTTATATTGAATGAATTAGGCTTCAGTTGATTTTGTGGTAATCCAGAATATACTTGGGATCAATGGGGCTTTGGGTTCTTTATCTCATTGTTTTAGCTGAGACAACTCAAATGTTGACGATAATGAGTCTTATTCGTCTTTCCTCTTCCTTGAGGTGAATGCTGGAAACAAAGTATTTGACCAAAATGTaatcaaatgaaaaggatgaaGCATTCCAAATggaatcaatttttataataataaaagttcatTAAGTACAATACTGCATGTGAAAACTCCTAGAGTAGAAATTTTCGGCGAACTAATGTAACAGTATTTATGATTGCCATCTCAGTTTGTGCGAGAATAGTTTCTATAGGGGGTTGAAtatgtaatataatttattgattgatCCCAACTCTACATTGTTCAACAAGTTAATAAATACATTCCTGCATTGTGTCATTATTAGTAAGCCGACATCTTGTGATTCCATTACTAAACTCATGACTCCACTTGATAAACCTTGATTAACATGTAGGTCACACCTTTAAATCCCATagaattaattacataatctTCACAAACcttcattcaaaattttaatttggttcTCGTGTTCATGATAAATTTTACccttgttattgtttttaaattttttttaataggacAGACAGAGATGTACGTTCTTGAATAATCAAAATTGCACCTTGAGGAGAGTCACATTTCTCTTCTGGCAGATTAGGcttcttaattttgaaaaaatcaattatcttCCTCTGTGAAAAACCTGAAACACGCATAAAAACACAAGTTATTTTGCCACATTTTACGttagataatttaaaaacaacaaataaaatataaaaaataacaaaaacggAAAGAAAAATCCCCTACTTCTTACACGTCTCTGGCCAGAGCACTTGGGGCATAACCAGGTTCCAATGGGCACTCTAACGACGATCGGTCTGAGGCATTTCATATGGAAGCCTTTATCACATTTATCACACAACAACAGCTCCTCGGCTCGCTCGCCGGAGCCGCATTGCTCGCAGCCGACGTCGCCGTAGTCGCCTCGTTCCACCACCGCGTAGTGCGCCTTCGCAAGTATCTCCTCCATCGACTTCACCTTCTTCGGCGGCGGAGACGGAGACAGCATTCGTCGCGGCGCCTCCGTTCTCCGGCGCGAGCCGATGAGCCGCCTAGCCTCCGCCGATGAGGTGGTGGCCGGAGCCATTGTACGAAAAAATGAGGAAGGactaatttgaaatttatgatgATTATCGAGGgcagaaattaaattttgaaaaaactgATGGATTTTTGTAACAGAGCTGAAAACTTTGTATGTTTTGCAGGAAATGGAGGAGATTTTTTGCCTTGGTGTCTCGCGGGGAAAAGAGAGAGGCGCAAAGAGGGGGCCGAAGCTAACGTGCGCCGACTGCGCGCACGGAATTTGAGGTGCGCATCTTCGCAGGTATTACGCTGTCGTTGAGGCATTCCTTTCAGCTGATTTTTGTACTAGCCGTTTTGGGAAAACGAGTAAAACGACGAAAATAACCTCCGTAAAGTTTCTATTGCATGCCTTTCATGTGACGTTTGATTGAAATTAGCAATTtacaaatcaataaaaaaaaatttaaatcacaCATacacttaataaaaaattaatcagaGTTCAGCgataaaattgattacaataaataacaaaaaaaaaattgagataataaaatcTGTTGAGTTGTTTATTTGTTCTTGTTAATTAGTCAACGACTACAAATGTTGATTATGTGGTTTCTATATATGGCCAATTCTTAATAGTATGGTTTTCGACAGCAAAAATCCCCTTAAGAACGAGAGCTCATGGGAATTTAAAATGTTAGAATCGCATATTgagcttatttttttaacaacgtTGGACACTCCGacattgaaattcttttctaaaCGGGCATAGAATGGACTCttgtaaaggaaaaaaaaaaaaaaaaaaggtcgaATTACCCCCTTTTTGAAATGGTaatcttcaaaatattttaaattattgtaaaattttaatttactctatttttatttaaaaaataaagaaaaaatcaggGTGcagtaatgaaatttttttttttttatcttctttaaaaaaatagagataaaatgaggtttataataatttaaaagtatttttaagataataattttctcgAGGGGTAATCTCTTACAATTTTACCTCTTGTTAagagaattttaaaatcaacacAGACTTGCGAGGCACCGCAGTGCAAGTCGTTCTTTGACTTATAAATTAGAGCAGGAATCACAGACCAAGACTTCACATAAGTCAATTTATACGCAACATTTTTCCGTGCATTCACAATTGGAAATTGAGTCAACTGATGAAGTTTTGTGTTTGAACACCACCGCTTTGTCAGACTTTCTTCACTAATGTATGGCCAAATGTCAACCCAAGCTTGTGTGTGAAGCATTGAATTGCAAGTGGTGATCAGAAGTTGCCAAGCAATTGCAAACTCGAGAGGAGAACAAGCTAAagttgaattttctttttcataaaaaactTATAACATATACATGTGGCACTaatgaaatgagaaaaaaaaaatattagtattcCTGAGGAAATGAAGCTTTTTCTTCTGATCATTATAATATTCATCTATCTATTCTCCACATCACAGGCTCAATCCCCACGATCCAATTACAATATAGCCCCAGGCTCCACTCTTTACACAAACTCATCTCCAAATTTCTGGCCTTCTCCTTCTGGCCATTTTGCTTTCGGATTTTACACCAGTGGCAATGGCTTCAAGGTTGGAATATGGCTCGTTGACGGCAGCAACcgaacaaataaaacaattgtATGGACTGCTCGACGAGAAGACCCCGTGGTCTCATCTGGTGCGGCTCTGCAGTTCTCTGTAGATGGCAGCAGAGTCCTGCTTCGCAACTCCAATGGCGAAGTCCAGTCTATAGCTGAGCCTACTCAAAGCAGTGCTGTAGCTGCTTCAATGCTTGATTCGGGTAACTTCGTGTTGTACGACTCAAGCTCTCGGATTGTTTGGGCTAGTTTTGATCGACCAACTGACACCCTTTTGGTAGGCCAAAAGCTAGCTCAAAATACTGCTCTCCGTTCGAGTACATCTTTAACGAATCAATCTGTTGGAAACTTTGAACTTTGGATGGAACGATGGGGAAGTCTCACTGCATTCCCAAAGATAAGTATTCAAGTGACGAAATATGCTTATTGGTCGTCATTTACTGATTCAGCTGCTGGACAAAATGTAACATTGAATTTAGGCCGAGATGGGCGTTTATATCTTGAAAATTCAACTGGGTATACTGTAAAGAATTTAACTGAAGGGGGTCTTTCAGTTAATAGGACAAATTTGTATCGAGCTACTCTTGATGTTGATGGCATTTTCAGGCTTTATCAGAATCAAGTTGGGACTAATGGTGGCTTGAGCTCCAAGATTGTTTGGGCGGCGATCAACGAAGAAGATCGTTGTCAAGTGAAAGTAACTTGTGGGTTGAATAGCTATTGCAGCCTTCGTGGTTCCGGAACTGCTTGCCTGTGTCCTCCTGGATTCATTTACAATGATCAGCAACGGCCCCAGGACGGCTGCAAGTTAAACTTTTCCACTGGAGATGATTGCCTTGAAGATCAGGGTAGCAACAGTTACAACATTTCTCATCTAGAAAACATCTATTGGGAGCCTGATGAATATGATCTTATCAATCATATACCTCATGAAGAAACTTGTTCAAACGCATGTTTGGGTGATTGTAATTGTGTTGTGGCAAAGTACAAAGACCCAGTGTGCTATAAACACAAGCTTCCATTGGGATTCGGAATGAAAAATGACTCAAGCGGAATCAAATCTCTGGTCAAAGTTAGAATTGGCGGCTTCCCTAAAGGTGGTGACAGGATTGTCAACAAGAAAACTGGCAAGGACTTTGTAATTATTGGTGTTTTCCTGACTGCCTTTTCATTGATTGTTTTCTTATCAGCTCTCTATCTTTTCTATGCTCATCAGATATGGAGCTACAAGGTAACCTCAAGGGGAGCAAGCCCACCTGATGTAGTTGAAGAAATCAATATGAGGTCATTTAGCTATGAGCAGCTTGTTGTGGCTACCAAAAATTTCGAGGAGGAGATAGGCAGGGGAGGATCAGGGCGGGTCTATAAGGGCTCTATTAATGGTGGAAAAGAGGTTGCAGTGAAGAAGCTAATAAAGATGGTAGAAGAAGGTGAGAGTGAGTTTCGAAACGAAATTAAGATAATTGGAAGAACTCATCACAAGAACTTGGTTCAATTGGTAGGCTTTTGTACGGAAGGATCAAACAGGCTTCTTGTATACGAGTTCATGAAGAATGGTTCTCTGGCAAATCTTCTTTTTACATCCGAGCAACGCCCAAGTTGGAACGAAAGGAGAAGGATTGCGTTAGAGATTGCCAAAGGGATACATTACTTACATGATGAATGCGAAACAAGAATCATCCACTGTGACATCAAACCGCAGAACATTCTCATGGATGAGTCATGGACGGCCAAGATATCGGATTTTGGACTCTCGAAGCTGTTGAAGCCTGATCAAACGAGAACATACACAATTTTGCGAGGGACAAGAGGGTACACGGCTCCAGAATGGCACAGCAACAACAGTCCAATTACGGTGAAATCAGACGTGTATAGCTTTGGAGTTATGTTGCTTGAAATTGTTTGCTGTAGAAAGAACATGGATGAGACATTGAGAGACCAAGAAGTGGTTCTCATTGATTGGGCTTATCATTACTATGAAGCTGGTGAGGTTCAAAATTTGGTTATTGAAGAAGATCATGTAGACATGGAGGAATTGGAGAAGATGGTGAAGATTGGACTTTGGTGTGTGGAGACTGAGTTTAGTTTAAGGCCTACAATGAAGCAAgtgattttgatgatggaAGGATTTGTTGCTACACCACCTCCTCCTTCACCATATTCTTCTATTAGAGgctaattatttatgttttagaAACTAAGTAATCAGTACACATCATCCGTTAATCTTTGTTGTAAGTAAATTTTGACGGCAGGAATAACAATCCCATAACTTATGAAAATCATCATCAgttcatagtttttttttacagcaaAACAAATCCAATATATACTATTAATTTGCTCCTCCAAAcccacccccaaaaaaaaaagtggataATATATAACCTTAACATTCTGTTTGTGTTGTGGTGATGTAACTTAAAATCTATGGCTACTTTAAAATGGAGGCTGGAATTGTAGGGGAACAAAAGAGACAGAGCAAATTACAAATCAGTGTAAGACTACTCCGTTTCAATTATCCACCATTTCTTTGGCTTGTTGAAGATCCCAGGTCCATAAgttgaataaaaaatctcaacaaGCAGAGGAAATTGGAGCAGAGCAAAAAGGGTCACAGGAAGACTGGCAAGCAGAATAATTGGAAAAGACACCCATGCTATCCTCGCTTTAAGAATAATCACAAGGGTCACTCCAAAAGTTACCATCATTGTTGCTATTGAGAAGAAAAGTGATGAGAGACCAATTATCAGTTTCCTCGGCAACGATTTGAGAAAATCTTCTTCTCCGTACCTTGATGTAAGGATTCCCAAGAACATGAGCACTGAAGTGCAAGAAGAGAAGAGTGACATTGCATCAGCTACTATGAACACCATGAAGGAATTTCTGTGCAAATAGAGAGGGATGCCTGTGTATTCATCATAGCCACCGGGGACAGTGAATGCTGCTGAAAACATAATAGTGGCAATAAGTGCAGCCACAACTGTGCATGATTCTGCTGTCTCCTTCATCCATTTCTCCCCTTGTTCCACTAGTTTCTTGTGCTGATCACTGAATAAAGCCCGAGGAGTTTTGTAATGTAGATTTACCATTTCCTTGTACTTGGGTTGTACTATACTCTCCACTTCctatagaaataataaaaaaaaagataaagttagttatctttttcatttctattttgGACAAAAATATCTACTAAGCAACCTCCTCTTAGTATATAGTGGCAGAATTAGGATTTTGGTTTGATGGCATTGTAACTATAGAAATCATAAATTTGAGTGGgctataatataaaattagtaaaactAAAAGTGTCAACAAATGTAAAGTGAGGATTGTAATTGAGAAACCATGGATCTAAATAGGATCAAATATAAaagctatatatatacaatcaATTTCTGGAAcggacactttttttttttatgcagaCACATTAATAAATCATGCGATTTAATGGAgtcattttaattaactattaaattGGATGATTTAATAGtgtgtttgaaaaaaaaatcaggatGCCTACACCGGaatatgattatatatatatatatatatataagagcGATTAAACGTAAAAAAACGTAtagaaattgataaaatttcagTTCATGCTCTCATTTTTTCCCCTAAAAGATATCATTCTTTTGACAATACTAAGATTAAGAATTAACTAGATAGTACCATATGCGCAGTGTGGCATTGTCACACactataatttcaaaaatatagtTCATTAGCTCATTAAAATGTCAGTCTCCCTTTGTAAAGAGTCTTTAGACTACTAATGTCGAGAGTCTTTCTTATATGTACTCTAAGAGCTAATGCTTAACATAGTGAAACACTTACCTTAAACCATTGTAGCTCCCGCTGCATTTGTAGTGCTGCACCAGAGACTCGATCAAGCTGAGAAGATGGTGCTAGAAATGCAGCTTGATGTAAAATATTGTTGTGGGCTTTGTCCCAATTAGTTGCCACTGAGTTCTTCTTGGCACCCATTGTGTAAATAAggttgaaaattttttcttggCGTTGCAATGTCGCGTACGAAAATATGTGGCGGTTATAATCATCATAGCACCATATAATATCAGGGTAATGTTTCATTATCTCAGTGATGAACTCAACAATGCCATGCTTCACAGCTATGAATACCACTTTCTTTATACCCACTTTCTCAAATTGTGACTCCCCTTGTGTCGAGATTTCTCGACAGACGCAGCTTAGCAGTTCTTGGGTTTGCACATGTGCTAACTTTACTTCATATATGTGCTTGATTGCCGGAACTGTGAAAAAGATTGAGCAGTTCATTAATGTTAGGGATGTTCTCTAATAACTTTGAACTTCAAAGTAATAATTTGCTGTAAATGGAGTAAAGTCGCTTACCAAAAAGATTCAGGCTTTTCCAGACCATGTGGAGCAATTTAGTCATTGCTGCAATTATGAAACACAAATTAActtataattcataaatttggTGTGTTTTAGGGATTTGAATCCGAGTAAGAttgattgttattaataaaaatttatatgtaattaaaatctTACACCTACCCACAATCTTATAAATACGCGtgacataaaatttttcaaaattcagtACAGCTAATATCATGATacgaaatttatttttaattatttttgtagaatatttttttttttttttttttttgtctagaaagaaaatataccTGGGGTAAAGAAATTCTTGTGCTCAGCTGGTCCCAGATGTGGCCTCTCGATGTCTCCATGACTAATGTTGTTGGATGCATACGCACTATGTATGTAAATAGCTTCAAGAAGCAATGGCTCATTTAGTGATGTTtccttatttataaaaaactaaGCCAAAGTGTTTTcatttaggatttttttttaataatgtataGTTTAACTATCATGCAGTTAATTAATGACAAGAAGTACATACATGAGTAAATCCATTTTTTCCAAAATGCAAGCTGAGTTCCACTGGGGAATGCAGAGGGCTTTTGAGCCAACATATCTATGGCTGTGTCACCATCGTTATCTTGAGCATAAGCCAATTTTCTGTAGCGTTGCAGCAGATCCAGGGGAATATCTATTGTAACAAATAACtataagaagaaataaaaccaaaatatataatcataaataaaggCACCTTCCAAAGTCTCATGCTGTCTGGTAAGAACCTCTAACAACAGTTAAAAAAGTTTTAGTGATCCCAAAGGTAAACCCGTGTAGATTAAACCCAAAGAAGATaagactaaaaaaaaaagcgaaaATATGTGCATTTGGTAATTACAAAACGTAAAACTAAACaagttaattcttttttttttggacactGATCTATGAGATTAGTTTacatttaatctaattaagtATTGTCCAGATTTTGTAAGAGAAAAAACTGCCTCCACTCAATTAAATATCTATTCCACTCACATATTGTAAGGGAAAAGACTGCCTCCACTCAATTATACAATTCAATTGAGGATGTAATTATCCCATAATACTTTTGTGAGAATGTCTACTCCACTctttaaaggagaaattacacCCACAATAATTCAATTGAGGAAGGAATTATCCTATAATGCTTTTGTGGGAATGTCTACTCCACTCTTTAAATGATGAATTACTCCCACAATATTTTTGTGGGGATTGAAATTGCTGCCCTCACAAATTGTGAGGAAGACAACCATAACCACTTGGATAAAGGGCGAGTGGTACTAACAAGTTAACTCTAAGGGCACAAAGataatagaaattataaaaataagatttgaGGGTTACTATAGTATAGTTCCCCAATTCTTCATCAAAATTCCTGATATCTCGATACCACTTCTAAGCTTTTCGTCACCGATCCCCAAGTCATGAAAGTTATTTGGAGGTTGTTAACGAAAGACTTAGAGGCATAGctgagaattttgagttttttatttttttagaggaGCCATTGACCTAATACGATTACACAACAAAAGATTTTCTCACCAAAGATGTCATCAATGATGCAACTTGTGAGAAGCATAGCGCCATTTGTGCCTTTATCAGGATCAAGCTCTTCAATTGGAGTCTCCCGATAGAGATATCTAACCATATCATCATGGCCATAAAGAGATGCTATAACAACTGGGATATTGCCATGCTGATTAGGAATTGTTAGTAACTCTCGGTTCTTTCTCACCAAATACTCAGCAATCTTTGTGACTCCACCTGTGGCTGCAAAATTCAGTGCTGTGGCACCATTTTTGTTCTTGATCGCCAAGTCCTTTTCGTCTATCCGTTTCACCAGCTCTCCGACAACCTTCACGCGTCCGGCAAGAACAGCAATGTGAAGAGCTGTGTCTCCATCCGCAGAAAGGCTCGCGGTTAGTGCATCGGGATGAAGATCTAAGAAGCTTTTTGTAGTTTCCAAATCCCCACTGTCTACAGCTCTATATAGCGTCAGGTTGTGGATGTAATCAGTGTCCTTTGCTTCTACCAAAACTGTAAG
This window contains:
- the LOC102609031 gene encoding uncharacterized protein LOC102609031 isoform X1, with the translated sequence MWYINIIFLILLRVLIFSGIDNFIESDFLIHADVYAKKNLTFFYLLSYLLEIPLIVYIIGTISCLLTVLVEAKDTDYIHNLTLYRAVDSGDLETTKSFLDLHPDALTASLSADGDTALHIAVLAGRVKVVGELVKRIDEKDLAIKNKNGATALNFAATGGVTKIAEYLVRKNRELLTIPNQHGNIPVVIASLYGHDDMVRYLYRETPIEELDPDKGTNGAMLLTSCIIDDIFDIPLDLLQRYRKLAYAQDNDGDTAIDMLAQKPSAFPSGTQLAFWKKWIYSSIYIHSAYASNNISHGDIERPHLGPAEHKNFFTPAMTKLLHMVWKSLNLFVPAIKHIYEVKLAHVQTQELLSCVCREISTQGESQFEKVGIKKVVFIAVKHGIVEFITEIMKHYPDIIWCYDDYNRHIFSYATLQRQEKIFNLIYTMGAKKNSVATNWDKAHNNILHQAAFLAPSSQLDRVSGAALQMQRELQWFKEVESIVQPKYKEMVNLHYKTPRALFSDQHKKLVEQGEKWMKETAESCTVVAALIATIMFSAAFTVPGGYDEYTGIPLYLHRNSFMVFIVADAMSLFSSCTSVLMFLGILTSRYGEEDFLKSLPRKLIIGLSSLFFSIATMMVTFGVTLVIILKARIAWVSFPIILLASLPVTLFALLQFPLLVEIFYSTYGPGIFNKPKKWWIIETE
- the LOC102609031 gene encoding uncharacterized protein LOC102609031 isoform X2; translation: MSEPNASSEFDLNVWLANLPQELPPGSRETSGDDQVLVEAKDTDYIHNLTLYRAVDSGDLETTKSFLDLHPDALTASLSADGDTALHIAVLAGRVKVVGELVKRIDEKDLAIKNKNGATALNFAATGGVTKIAEYLVRKNRELLTIPNQHGNIPVVIASLYGHDDMVRYLYRETPIEELDPDKGTNGAMLLTSCIIDDIFDIPLDLLQRYRKLAYAQDNDGDTAIDMLAQKPSAFPSGTQLAFWKKWIYSSIYIHSAYASNNISHGDIERPHLGPAEHKNFFTPAMTKLLHMVWKSLNLFVPAIKHIYEVKLAHVQTQELLSCVCREISTQGESQFEKVGIKKVVFIAVKHGIVEFITEIMKHYPDIIWCYDDYNRHIFSYATLQRQEKIFNLIYTMGAKKNSVATNWDKAHNNILHQAAFLAPSSQLDRVSGAALQMQRELQWFKEVESIVQPKYKEMVNLHYKTPRALFSDQHKKLVEQGEKWMKETAESCTVVAALIATIMFSAAFTVPGGYDEYTGIPLYLHRNSFMVFIVADAMSLFSSCTSVLMFLGILTSRYGEEDFLKSLPRKLIIGLSSLFFSIATMMVTFGVTLVIILKARIAWVSFPIILLASLPVTLFALLQFPLLVEIFYSTYGPGIFNKPKKWWIIETE